Proteins co-encoded in one Sporosarcina sp. FSL K6-1522 genomic window:
- a CDS encoding phage tail domain-containing protein, with the protein MSLIIEKLNGEYYQLDRYGIFEKERLVISSPDVEVYNESVEGLDGLVDFGAELRGREIKASLLMLADNLVDMPKMRDEIFRIFDSRELFYLSEERDPAKRWSVRCVSPFDISELATIGEFELNLLSPSPFSSSTILAKFISGKQSFVFRNTGTESIRMEAQNETEITFKGVSSGLTIKNLTTGDEWKYNGSTTTNDEIMLKGVRSLKNGQSIFGQTNKRLISFAPGQNEMKIEGATDFEITIRTRFYFL; encoded by the coding sequence ATGAGTTTGATTATCGAAAAGTTGAACGGGGAGTATTATCAACTTGACAGATACGGTATTTTCGAAAAAGAACGACTCGTGATCAGCTCCCCTGATGTCGAGGTTTACAATGAATCAGTCGAAGGGTTGGATGGACTAGTTGACTTCGGAGCAGAATTGCGAGGTCGTGAAATAAAAGCGTCTCTACTAATGTTAGCGGACAATCTTGTGGATATGCCAAAAATGCGAGATGAAATATTTCGCATTTTTGACAGCCGTGAACTTTTCTATCTTTCAGAAGAACGAGATCCAGCAAAGCGATGGTCAGTTAGATGTGTTAGTCCTTTCGACATTTCGGAGTTGGCGACAATAGGGGAGTTCGAGTTGAATTTATTGAGCCCGAGCCCTTTCTCTTCGTCTACAATTCTAGCGAAATTTATTTCCGGAAAACAAAGTTTCGTTTTCCGGAATACCGGAACGGAATCCATTCGAATGGAAGCGCAAAACGAAACTGAAATCACGTTTAAGGGCGTGAGTAGTGGGTTGACCATTAAAAATCTAACCACAGGCGACGAATGGAAATATAACGGTTCGACCACGACAAATGATGAAATCATGCTGAAAGGCGTCCGATCGTTAAAAAACGGTCAATCCATATTCGGACAGACCAACAAGCGATTAATCTCGTTTGCGCCAGGGCAAAACGAAATGAAAATTGAAGGTGCGACGGACTTTGAAATCACAATACGGACGCGCTTTTATTTTTTGTGA
- a CDS encoding phage tail protein — protein sequence MLTVTNINGQTEILNNYQRLEITEEVNEAFSLAVTSFSIENNPGHALLEEESIITVQDYDFRVKQMRTNKNSKEVVALSTFFDLIGHRQEEIYGGTRTLGEFLNHVFKGTGWTATTDVVDSRFIPNYGVGNVIELVADLTAAFGCEYKIMPNNRVHFAKEVGPDNDAQYRHGHNVKELSHHVDTYNLRTRIAGYGADSLKVTYTSPFAEKYGIIEADPITNDEIHTVADMTELLKNELNDYPEVSIALDSIELTEKEIGERVWLIYEPIKLADGTFMEFQTRVLKKISTNIGGEIVTKSVVIGNTIPRTLSGIIADAKVEIEKNARWTRSRIEQTDYNIELAVEQFTGEILEAYAKIELTATQIRSEVAEIDVRLSDGVAQNKSAITQTATEIRSEVSQEVNRIDGSIASANSSITQLSDQITSVVNTSIPQLDGRINTAESKITQQGNLINLKVSQSDFTGENMVSMINMTPSSVKIQAKNITLVGAVSVLSEIAGNLGTITAGNINISEDVYVGGSIYLGKNLPSGVTRKVVFGKFGDFPSITNHNGSGALSIAAETGINFSTLGGSINFNNNTVTNLNGYARSDTYGLGIAFNGTDRLYVRVNGSNVGFVTLSN from the coding sequence ATGCTAACTGTCACAAATATAAACGGCCAAACTGAAATACTCAACAATTATCAACGATTGGAAATCACAGAAGAAGTAAACGAAGCATTCTCGCTCGCGGTTACTTCTTTTTCTATTGAGAATAATCCTGGTCATGCCTTACTTGAAGAAGAATCAATCATCACTGTGCAGGATTATGATTTTCGCGTTAAACAAATGCGAACGAATAAAAATTCTAAAGAAGTCGTTGCCTTGTCCACGTTTTTCGACCTTATTGGGCATCGGCAAGAAGAAATATACGGCGGGACGAGGACTCTCGGAGAATTTCTTAACCACGTATTCAAAGGCACCGGATGGACGGCTACAACGGATGTTGTTGATAGTCGCTTCATTCCGAATTATGGGGTAGGGAACGTCATTGAGTTGGTCGCAGATCTAACAGCGGCATTCGGTTGTGAGTACAAAATCATGCCGAATAACCGGGTGCATTTTGCAAAAGAAGTCGGGCCGGACAACGATGCTCAATATAGACATGGCCATAACGTCAAAGAGTTATCACATCATGTGGACACGTACAATTTGCGCACTCGAATTGCGGGGTACGGTGCTGACAGTTTAAAAGTTACGTATACATCTCCATTTGCCGAGAAATACGGAATCATTGAAGCTGATCCTATCACCAACGATGAAATTCACACAGTTGCGGATATGACCGAATTACTCAAGAATGAGCTCAACGACTATCCAGAAGTGTCCATCGCATTGGACTCCATCGAGCTTACAGAAAAGGAAATCGGGGAACGAGTGTGGCTTATTTATGAGCCGATCAAGTTGGCGGATGGGACCTTTATGGAGTTTCAGACGCGTGTCTTAAAGAAAATCTCCACGAACATCGGCGGGGAGATCGTTACAAAATCGGTCGTAATCGGCAATACGATACCACGGACTTTGTCTGGAATTATTGCTGATGCGAAAGTTGAAATCGAAAAAAATGCTAGGTGGACCCGTTCTCGCATCGAGCAGACTGACTACAACATCGAGTTAGCAGTTGAACAGTTTACAGGAGAAATCTTGGAAGCATATGCAAAAATCGAATTGACAGCTACTCAAATACGCTCGGAAGTTGCAGAAATTGATGTACGGCTCAGCGACGGCGTTGCACAGAATAAGTCAGCAATTACGCAAACCGCAACTGAGATTAGGTCGGAGGTTAGCCAAGAAGTTAACCGAATAGACGGCTCTATTGCGTCGGCAAACTCGTCTATCACACAGTTGTCGGATCAAATTACGAGTGTCGTTAACACATCGATTCCGCAACTTGACGGACGTATTAATACAGCGGAAAGCAAGATAACGCAACAGGGTAATTTGATAAATTTAAAAGTCTCGCAATCTGATTTCACCGGTGAAAATATGGTGTCTATGATTAATATGACACCTTCATCAGTTAAAATCCAAGCCAAAAACATCACACTTGTTGGAGCCGTTAGTGTGTTATCAGAAATTGCTGGCAATCTAGGAACAATAACTGCGGGGAATATTAATATCAGCGAAGATGTATATGTGGGCGGGTCTATATATTTAGGAAAAAATTTACCTTCCGGCGTTACGCGAAAAGTGGTATTTGGAAAGTTTGGTGATTTCCCCTCCATCACAAATCACAACGGCAGTGGCGCTTTGTCGATTGCGGCAGAAACTGGTATAAACTTCAGCACTTTGGGTGGTAGCATTAACTTCAATAACAACACAGTCACGAATTTAAACGGATACGCCAGAAGCGATACGTACGGACTAGGAATTGCCTTCAATGGTACCGACCGTTTGTATGTGCGGGTTAACGGATCGAATGTAGGTTTTGTCACATTATCAAATTAG